A stretch of the Candidatus Omnitrophota bacterium genome encodes the following:
- a CDS encoding glycosyltransferase produces the protein MKIDLHCHTKYSGKCSEWALKKLGMPESFTEPKQLYRALKKKGMTHVTVTDHNSIDGAIQIAHLDDVFVSEEVTTYFPEDRCALHTLVFDISESQHREIARLRDNVYDLVHYLNQEQIPYSLAHPLFSINDRLTLDHFERLLLLYPNFELNGSRNESLNDALRVINRLLSEDDVERLIDKHGIKPAFELGPRGLKKNFTGGSDDHSGLTLGCRFTEVKGAHSPEAFFEGLAHNQAQVIGVEATPETFVRNLYSIAYQFYKEKTLGKARGLASVLSSLDGYLLDKAGKTGYALIPALIKDKLAKGKKNSLANPAAATMMEIISEEMAGMRKSNSKSLARLKKKSRLDPNQVWFHLVNELSGRILSRFGKEHIKSLFQGNFLNLFQSLGSAGVVWMSLAPFCLGYSLFRKDVAFSGSVVNGFCKSDKELLPEIECSVGHFTDTLFEVNGVSRTLRKQVELSRILGKKYKVITCHHKKEQKEPGVKIFKALAKVRLDFYPDQRLFYPPVLEMMKYCYEKGFDRIHLATPGPVGLAGLFIARNLGLPVMATHHTDFARYMAQLTDDHRMEKAAWKYLGWFYKQMDVVFVPSKYSKQDLIQLGVDSKKLRVYPRGVDVNRFRPVCEKSGFEGLDPDAFKLLYVGRVSKEKNLEFLTKIFKALNRRHKNLQLVAVGEGPYLEEMKNSLKGLPCLFTGKLAGSALAEMYSCCDLFLFPSMTDTFGNVVLEAQACGLPVVVTNQGGPQENMINEKTGLIASGKSEASFLSAIETLMSDPRRLEKMKKICRLYAETRSIEPAFERAYEMWKMVGDSPETAIKFPGDSEFYLERLLEI, from the coding sequence ATGAAGATTGATCTGCATTGCCACACAAAGTATTCGGGAAAGTGCTCTGAATGGGCTTTGAAGAAGCTGGGGATGCCCGAAAGCTTCACCGAGCCCAAGCAGCTTTATCGTGCGCTCAAGAAGAAGGGGATGACCCATGTCACGGTGACGGATCACAACAGCATTGACGGAGCGATCCAGATTGCGCATCTGGACGATGTTTTTGTGAGTGAGGAGGTCACGACCTATTTCCCGGAAGATCGCTGCGCGCTGCATACCCTCGTGTTCGATATCTCAGAGTCCCAGCATAGGGAGATTGCGCGGCTTCGAGACAATGTCTACGATCTGGTGCACTACCTCAATCAGGAGCAGATCCCTTATTCATTGGCCCACCCGCTGTTTTCCATTAATGACAGGCTGACACTCGACCACTTCGAGCGTTTGCTGTTGCTCTATCCGAACTTTGAGCTTAACGGCTCCAGAAATGAATCTCTGAACGATGCCCTTCGTGTCATCAATAGATTGCTTAGCGAGGATGATGTGGAGAGGTTGATCGATAAGCATGGAATCAAGCCTGCCTTTGAGTTGGGGCCTCGGGGTCTCAAAAAGAATTTTACAGGAGGCTCAGATGATCATTCCGGGCTCACCCTGGGCTGCCGCTTTACGGAAGTGAAAGGAGCCCATTCACCGGAGGCGTTCTTCGAGGGGTTGGCCCACAACCAAGCCCAGGTCATCGGGGTGGAGGCTACCCCTGAGACTTTTGTGCGCAATCTATACTCCATCGCCTATCAGTTCTACAAAGAAAAAACTTTGGGCAAGGCCAGGGGCCTGGCAAGTGTTCTGAGCTCTCTGGACGGATATTTGCTGGACAAAGCCGGGAAGACTGGTTATGCGTTGATCCCCGCCCTGATCAAGGACAAATTGGCCAAAGGCAAAAAGAATAGTCTGGCAAATCCAGCCGCCGCGACGATGATGGAGATTATCAGCGAAGAGATGGCCGGAATGCGCAAATCCAATTCGAAGTCGCTGGCCAGACTGAAAAAGAAGAGCCGGCTTGATCCCAACCAGGTGTGGTTTCATCTGGTGAATGAGCTGTCCGGCCGGATCCTGTCACGATTCGGCAAAGAGCACATCAAGAGCTTGTTCCAAGGCAACTTTCTGAACCTTTTTCAGTCCCTGGGCTCCGCAGGAGTTGTCTGGATGTCTCTGGCTCCGTTTTGCCTCGGGTACTCTCTTTTTCGAAAAGATGTTGCCTTTAGCGGAAGCGTGGTGAATGGTTTCTGCAAATCGGATAAAGAGCTGCTGCCGGAAATTGAATGCAGTGTGGGCCATTTCACAGACACACTTTTTGAAGTCAATGGAGTTTCGCGGACTCTCCGGAAGCAAGTGGAGTTATCCCGGATCCTGGGCAAGAAATACAAAGTGATTACCTGCCATCACAAAAAGGAACAGAAGGAGCCGGGAGTCAAGATATTTAAGGCTCTTGCGAAGGTTCGCCTGGATTTCTATCCGGATCAGCGGTTGTTCTATCCGCCTGTCCTGGAAATGATGAAGTACTGTTATGAGAAAGGATTCGACCGCATTCATTTGGCCACCCCGGGCCCGGTCGGACTGGCGGGTCTCTTTATTGCGCGGAATCTGGGACTGCCGGTGATGGCAACCCATCATACCGATTTTGCACGGTACATGGCCCAGTTGACCGATGACCATCGCATGGAAAAGGCTGCGTGGAAGTACCTTGGTTGGTTCTACAAGCAAATGGATGTGGTGTTTGTGCCCTCCAAATATTCAAAACAAGATTTGATTCAATTGGGAGTGGATTCCAAAAAGCTGCGGGTCTATCCTCGCGGCGTGGATGTCAACAGGTTTAGACCCGTCTGCGAGAAGTCCGGCTTTGAGGGTCTGGATCCGGATGCGTTTAAGTTGCTCTATGTGGGCCGGGTTTCAAAAGAAAAGAACCTGGAGTTTCTTACCAAAATCTTCAAAGCGCTCAACAGACGGCACAAAAATTTGCAGTTGGTTGCCGTTGGGGAAGGTCCGTATCTGGAAGAGATGAAGAACAGCCTGAAGGGTTTGCCTTGTTTGTTTACCGGAAAGTTGGCCGGATCCGCCCTGGCTGAAATGTACTCATGCTGCGATCTGTTCCTGTTTCCGAGCATGACGGACACCTTTGGCAACGTTGTGCTTGAAGCTCAAGCGTGCGGTCTTCCGGTTGTTGTTACCAATCAGGGCGGACCTCAGGAGAACATGATCAACGAAAAGACCGGCTTGATTGCCAGCGGAAAGAGTGAGGCGAGTTTCTTGTCGGCCATAGAGACCTTGATGTCCGATCCCCGGCGATTGGAAAAGATGAAGAAGATTTGCCGGCTTTACGCGGAAACCCGGTCCATCGAGCCTGCGTTTGAAAGAGCCTATGAAATGTGGAAAATGGTGGGGGACAGTCCCGAGACAGCAATTAAGTTCCCCGGAGACTCCGAGTTTTATCTGGAAAGACTTTTGGAAATTTAG